A single window of Nicotiana sylvestris chromosome 3, ASM39365v2, whole genome shotgun sequence DNA harbors:
- the LOC104219151 gene encoding uncharacterized protein, with translation MKVALLERNKLGFVDRSVVKKDFEGELQKQWERCNAIMVSWLMSNVNDLEERFDKVNTSRAYHLHKSIATITQGVPSVSVYYSKLKDLWDEHDSIVPPPCYESEQSREYIVYLEHQKLFQFLIELNDGYSQARSHILMMNPKPNVNQVYAMVIQDES, from the exons ATGAAAGTTGCGCTTTTAGAAAGAAATAAACTAGGTTTTGTGGATAGATCTGTTGTGAAGAAGGATTTTGAAGGTGAATTGCAAAAACAGTGGGAACGGTGTAATGCAATTATGGTTTCATGGCTAATGAGCAATGTGAAT GATCTCGAGGAGAGATTCGATAAGGTAAACACTTCTCGAGCATATCATTTACATAAATCAATTGCTACTATAACACAAGGAGTTCCTTCTGTTTCCGTGTATTACTCTAAATTGAAAGACCTTTGGGATGAGCATGATTCTATAGTACCTCCTCCTTGTTATGAGAGTGAACAATCTAGGGAATACATTGTGTACTTGGAGCACCAAAAGTTATTTCAATTCTTAATAGAACTGAATGATGGATACAGCCAGGCTAGATCTCATATTTTGATGATGAATCCTAAACCTAACGTAAATCAGGTTTATGCAATGGTAATACAAGATGAAAGTTAG